A portion of the Streptococcus sp. Marseille-Q6470 genome contains these proteins:
- a CDS encoding PTS sugar transporter subunit IIB: MSIGIIIASHGEFAAGIHQSGSMIFGEQEKVQVVTFMPNEGPDDLYAKFNNAVAAFDAEDEVLVLADLWSGSPFNQASRVMGENPERKFAIITGLNLPMLIQTYTERLMDANAGVDKVAANIIKEAKDGIKALPEELNPAEEVAPAAAAPVAQAAIPEGTVIGDGKLKINLARLDTRLLHGQVATAWTPDSKADRIIVASDNVANDELRKELIKQAAPNGVKANVVPIKKLIEVSKDPRFGNTHALILFETPQDALRAIEGGVPIKTLNVGSMAHSTGKTMINNVLSMDKDDVATFEKMRDLGVEFDVRKVPNDTKKDLFDLISKANVQ, from the coding sequence ATGAGTATCGGAATCATTATTGCGAGCCACGGTGAATTTGCCGCAGGTATTCATCAGTCAGGATCTATGATCTTTGGTGAACAAGAAAAGGTTCAAGTTGTAACCTTTATGCCAAACGAAGGTCCAGACGATTTATACGCCAAATTCAACAATGCTGTGGCTGCATTTGACGCAGAAGATGAGGTTCTAGTCTTGGCTGACCTTTGGAGTGGTTCTCCATTTAACCAAGCTAGCCGCGTAATGGGAGAAAATCCTGAGCGTAAATTTGCCATCATCACTGGACTTAACTTGCCGATGTTGATCCAAACCTACACAGAGCGCCTCATGGATGCTAATGCTGGAGTGGATAAAGTCGCTGCGAACATCATTAAAGAAGCAAAAGATGGCATCAAGGCTCTTCCAGAAGAGCTAAACCCAGCTGAAGAAGTTGCACCTGCTGCAGCTGCTCCTGTAGCCCAAGCTGCTATCCCAGAAGGAACAGTTATCGGAGACGGTAAATTGAAAATCAATCTTGCTCGTCTTGACACACGTCTTCTTCACGGACAAGTCGCAACTGCTTGGACACCAGATTCAAAAGCAGACCGTATCATCGTTGCTTCAGATAACGTTGCAAACGACGAATTGCGTAAAGAGTTGATTAAACAAGCTGCTCCTAACGGAGTAAAAGCTAACGTTGTGCCAATCAAAAAATTGATTGAGGTTTCAAAAGACCCTCGTTTTGGTAACACACACGCCCTTATCTTGTTTGAAACACCTCAAGATGCCCTTCGTGCTATCGAAGGCGGTGTACCAATCAAGACTCTTAACGTTGGATCAATGGCTCACTCAACTGGTAAAACAATGATCAACAACGTATTGTCAATGGACAAAGACGACGTTGCTACATTTGAAAAAATGCGTGACCTTGGTGTTGAATTTGACGTACGTAAAGTACCAAACGACACTAAAAAAGATTTGTTTGACTTGATTAGCAAAGCTAACGTTCAATAA
- a CDS encoding HAD family hydrolase has protein sequence MKKIGFIWDLDGTLLDSYEAILAGIEETYRQFSLPYDKKEVREFILKYSVQDLLEQVAKERGLDVGLLNQVRAQSLAEKNAQVVLMPGAREVLAWADQQGIQQFVYTHKGDNAFTILRDLGLDAYFTEILTSQSGFARKPSPEAATYLINKYHLNPEQTYYIGDRTLDIEFAQNSAIQSINFLASPAACNQQIEQLEDISSLSF, from the coding sequence ATGAAAAAAATTGGATTTATCTGGGATTTAGATGGGACCTTACTGGATTCTTATGAAGCGATTTTAGCAGGAATCGAGGAAACCTATCGTCAGTTTTCTCTTCCTTATGATAAGAAAGAAGTTCGAGAGTTTATCTTGAAATATTCTGTCCAGGATTTATTGGAGCAAGTGGCAAAAGAGCGAGGACTAGATGTAGGACTTCTCAATCAAGTTCGTGCTCAGAGCTTGGCTGAAAAAAATGCTCAAGTGGTTCTGATGCCAGGGGCACGTGAGGTTCTAGCTTGGGCAGATCAGCAAGGAATTCAGCAATTTGTCTATACTCATAAAGGAGACAATGCCTTTACCATTTTACGTGATCTAGGATTGGATGCTTATTTTACAGAAATTTTGACAAGCCAGAGCGGTTTTGCTCGTAAACCAAGTCCAGAAGCAGCTACCTACCTTATCAATAAATACCATTTAAATCCAGAACAGACCTATTATATAGGCGACAGAACCTTGGATATCGAATTTGCTCAGAATAGTGCCATTCAGAGTATCAATTTCCTTGCCTCTCCCGCAGCTTGTAATCAACAGATAGAGCAATTAGAAGATATTAGCTCGCTTTCTTTCTAG
- a CDS encoding MATE family efflux transporter gives MFKKNKDILNVALPAMGENFLQMLMGMVDSYLVAHLGLIAISGVSIAGNIITIYQAIFIALGAAISSVISKSLGQKNQSRLAYHVTEALKITLLLSLILGALSIFAGQEMIGLLGTEASVAESGGLYLSLVGGSIVLLGLMTSLGALIRATHNPRLPLYVSFLSNALNILFSSVAIFIFDMGIAGVAWGTILSRLVGVVILWSQLKLPYARPSLGLDKDLLTLALPAAGERLMMRAGDVVIIALVVSFGTEAVAGNAIGEVLTQFNYMPAFGVATATVMQVARAVGENNWARVDKLSKQTFWLSFFLMLPLTLSIYALGTPLSYLYTSDPVAIKASVLVTLFSLLGTPMTTGTVIYTAVWQGLGNARLPFYATSIGMWCIRIGTGYLMGIVLGWGLPGIWAGTLLDNGFRWFFLRYRYKQYISLKG, from the coding sequence TTGTTTAAGAAAAATAAGGATATTCTCAACGTTGCTCTGCCAGCCATGGGTGAAAATTTCTTGCAGATGCTCATGGGGATGGTAGATAGCTACTTGGTGGCACACTTGGGTTTGATCGCTATTTCGGGTGTGTCTATAGCTGGAAATATTATCACTATTTATCAGGCTATTTTTATTGCCTTGGGAGCAGCAATTTCTAGTGTCATTTCCAAAAGTTTGGGGCAGAAGAACCAATCTAGGCTAGCCTACCACGTAACAGAAGCACTCAAGATCACTCTGCTACTGAGTTTAATTTTAGGGGCCTTATCCATCTTTGCAGGTCAAGAGATGATCGGTCTTTTGGGGACAGAAGCGTCTGTAGCTGAGAGTGGTGGACTTTACCTATCATTGGTGGGTGGTTCAATTGTTCTCTTGGGCTTGATGACTAGTTTGGGGGCTTTGATTCGCGCTACCCACAATCCTCGACTGCCGCTATATGTTAGTTTTTTATCCAATGCTTTAAATATCCTTTTCTCAAGTGTTGCCATTTTTATTTTTGATATGGGAATAGCTGGGGTAGCTTGGGGGACTATTTTGTCTCGTTTGGTTGGGGTTGTAATCTTGTGGTCACAATTAAAACTTCCATATGCAAGGCCAAGTTTGGGGTTGGATAAAGACCTGCTGACCTTGGCTTTACCTGCTGCTGGAGAACGTCTCATGATGAGGGCTGGTGATGTCGTCATTATTGCCTTGGTTGTTTCCTTTGGGACGGAAGCCGTCGCGGGAAATGCTATTGGTGAAGTTTTGACACAGTTTAATTACATGCCTGCCTTTGGTGTTGCTACAGCAACAGTCATGCAGGTAGCTCGAGCGGTTGGAGAGAATAATTGGGCAAGGGTGGACAAGCTAAGTAAGCAAACTTTTTGGTTGTCTTTCTTTCTCATGTTGCCCTTGACGCTTAGTATCTATGCTCTCGGGACACCACTAAGCTATCTCTACACCAGCGATCCTGTGGCTATTAAGGCCAGTGTTTTAGTGACTCTTTTTTCACTTTTAGGAACTCCTATGACAACGGGAACGGTCATTTATACAGCTGTCTGGCAAGGTTTGGGAAATGCCCGACTTCCCTTTTATGCAACAAGTATTGGTATGTGGTGTATCCGTATTGGAACAGGCTATCTGATGGGAATTGTTCTTGGTTGGGGATTGCCTGGTATCTGGGCTGGAACGCTTTTGGATAATGGTTTTCGCTGGTTCTTCCTGCGCTATCGTTATAAGCAATATATCTCTTTGAAAGGATGA
- a CDS encoding MarR family winged helix-turn-helix transcriptional regulator, producing MSEINELLYQLHLTDQTITQLFEKQLGISLTRYQILQFLLQKSPCNQIAVQEKLQIDQAALTRHFKILESEGYVKRNRNPINQREVLVELTQEAKNQLLVNPPKHHLKVKEQMENILSTGEQQELITLLTKLVSGLEKIEF from the coding sequence ATGTCAGAAATCAATGAATTACTGTACCAGCTCCATTTAACAGATCAGACCATCACTCAACTTTTTGAGAAACAATTGGGAATTAGTTTGACCCGCTATCAAATCCTGCAGTTTTTACTGCAAAAATCACCATGTAACCAAATTGCCGTTCAGGAGAAATTACAAATCGATCAGGCGGCCTTGACTCGTCATTTTAAGATACTGGAGTCAGAAGGCTATGTCAAACGTAATCGTAATCCTATTAATCAGCGAGAAGTCCTAGTTGAATTAACCCAAGAAGCTAAGAATCAACTCTTGGTCAATCCGCCTAAACATCACTTGAAAGTGAAGGAGCAGATGGAGAACATCTTATCGACTGGTGAGCAGCAGGAGCTGATAACTTTACTGACTAAACTAGTGTCAGGCTTAGAAAAAATAGAATTTTAA
- a CDS encoding DUF2262 domain-containing protein, translating into MTNRLKTPFEKTRDDFEQEFCGEIVELLIFTFQNVSGAISLKDGCKVPSVNFKASVNAATQEFSEREGRLEWLLTPEEFEEKRWGFSFEPYKIHRIKCQKRPFMELEPYMSEVANNCYRLLEYLDDQSTDARLETLIEAYQKPVIIQDDIGEFTLNRAYSWFEGFITYEGGKIHAIFVADADESLPPSSFDDLKKFMETFQVQDARIKDYIVKELWEAAQDWIDSDENDVELTEEYFTNSLSLSELSINEDGELTLYYDDSEEIFAGHAIEVVIDKEGEILRADLVG; encoded by the coding sequence ATGACAAACCGATTAAAAACTCCATTTGAGAAAACAAGAGATGATTTTGAACAGGAATTTTGCGGAGAAATTGTTGAGCTCTTGATTTTTACCTTCCAAAATGTAAGTGGAGCAATCTCCTTAAAAGATGGATGCAAGGTACCGTCAGTAAATTTTAAAGCTAGTGTCAATGCCGCAACCCAGGAATTCTCTGAACGTGAAGGACGTTTGGAATGGCTCCTGACTCCAGAAGAATTTGAAGAAAAGCGATGGGGATTTAGTTTTGAACCCTACAAAATTCATCGGATCAAATGTCAAAAACGCCCCTTTATGGAGCTAGAGCCATATATGTCGGAAGTAGCTAACAACTGCTATCGTTTGCTGGAATATTTAGATGACCAATCCACAGATGCTAGATTAGAGACCTTGATTGAAGCTTACCAAAAACCAGTCATCATTCAAGACGATATTGGTGAATTCACCTTAAATAGAGCCTATTCTTGGTTTGAAGGCTTCATCACTTATGAGGGCGGTAAGATTCATGCTATCTTTGTTGCGGATGCAGATGAAAGTCTTCCTCCAAGTTCTTTCGATGATCTAAAGAAATTTATGGAAACCTTCCAAGTCCAAGATGCTCGGATTAAAGACTATATTGTCAAAGAACTGTGGGAAGCAGCTCAAGACTGGATAGATTCGGATGAAAATGATGTGGAGTTAACAGAAGAGTATTTCACCAACTCTCTTTCCTTGAGTGAACTATCGATCAACGAAGATGGGGAATTGACCCTCTACTATGATGATAGCGAGGAAATTTTTGCAGGCCATGCCATTGAAGTCGTCATTGATAAAGAGGGAGAAATCCTTCGAGCAGATTTGGTAGGTTAG
- a CDS encoding gamma-glutamylcysteine synthetase, with protein MSPSIQLLKDRYLKNIKDNPDLYIGIELEFPIVHTKGQPTDIEVSKDLMHFLVDALSLEVEKVDQEGNPIQLVEPLSQDRILFEVSYTTLEFAFGRAQTIQEVEGRFQAYMKVIQEKLGEKEHAIQGWGIHPNWNQNDNRPVAYPRYQMLMDYLSMGSHQESAHLHDFPQYGAFICGSQVQLDVSTANYLSVINAFTQIEAAKAYLFANSEFSGADWDTQISRDIFWEESMHGIYPENVGVNAKLFKDEDDFFDYLDCSAIFTAERDGETYYFSPIRARDYLATDEIPAYTLNGKETLLVPQEKDFQTHRSYQYQDLTTRGTIEFRSVCTQPLDRTFASAAFHLGLLVNLDKFETYLETAPFFENFGRDYKSLRRQFSKKQLTDEEKAGVVQFSKDLLAIAEQGLESRGLREMTYLEPLKEELTL; from the coding sequence ATGTCCCCTTCAATTCAGTTATTAAAAGACCGCTATTTAAAAAATATCAAAGATAATCCAGATCTCTACATCGGTATTGAGTTGGAGTTTCCTATCGTCCATACGAAAGGCCAACCTACAGATATTGAAGTCAGCAAGGACTTGATGCATTTTTTGGTCGATGCTCTCAGTCTGGAAGTCGAAAAGGTAGACCAGGAGGGCAATCCGATTCAACTTGTAGAACCGTTGAGTCAAGATCGGATTTTGTTTGAAGTTTCTTATACAACCTTGGAATTTGCCTTTGGTAGGGCTCAGACTATCCAAGAGGTTGAAGGACGTTTTCAGGCCTATATGAAGGTAATCCAAGAAAAGCTAGGTGAAAAGGAACATGCTATCCAAGGTTGGGGGATTCACCCAAACTGGAATCAAAATGACAATCGACCTGTGGCTTATCCACGCTATCAGATGCTGATGGATTATCTGAGTATGGGGAGTCACCAAGAAAGTGCGCATTTACATGACTTTCCACAATACGGAGCCTTCATCTGCGGGAGTCAAGTCCAGTTGGATGTTTCGACCGCTAACTACCTAAGTGTCATCAATGCTTTCACACAGATAGAGGCAGCCAAAGCTTACCTGTTTGCCAATTCTGAGTTTTCTGGAGCAGACTGGGACACCCAGATTTCACGAGATATTTTTTGGGAAGAATCCATGCATGGAATTTATCCAGAGAATGTCGGTGTCAATGCAAAACTCTTCAAAGATGAGGATGATTTCTTTGATTATCTAGACTGCTCTGCGATTTTTACAGCAGAACGAGATGGGGAAACCTACTATTTTTCTCCAATTCGGGCTAGAGATTACCTAGCTACTGATGAAATTCCTGCCTATACTCTAAATGGAAAAGAAACTCTTCTGGTTCCTCAAGAGAAGGATTTCCAGACGCACCGTAGTTACCAATATCAAGACTTAACAACTCGAGGGACGATTGAATTCCGTAGTGTTTGTACGCAACCGCTAGACCGTACCTTTGCTTCAGCAGCCTTTCATCTAGGTTTGTTGGTAAATCTAGACAAGTTTGAAACTTATCTCGAAACCGCTCCTTTCTTTGAGAACTTTGGCCGTGACTACAAGTCTTTGAGACGACAGTTTTCTAAGAAACAACTCACAGATGAGGAAAAAGCTGGTGTTGTCCAGTTCTCCAAAGACTTGCTGGCTATAGCAGAGCAAGGACTTGAGAGTAGAGGTCTGAGAGAAATGACTTATTTAGAGCCTTTAAAAGAAGAATTGACTCTATAA
- a CDS encoding DUF1304 domain-containing protein translates to MSLITTILATIVALEHFYIFYLESMVTQSDATSRVFNMEKAELTRPSVTSLFKNQGIYNALIGVFLIYGIYFSHSLEIVTIFVLFVIGAATYGALTADKKIILKQGGPAIITLLSILLLK, encoded by the coding sequence ATGTCACTCATTACGACTATTTTAGCAACGATTGTTGCTCTCGAACATTTTTATATCTTTTATTTGGAGAGTATGGTAACTCAATCAGACGCAACCAGCCGAGTCTTTAATATGGAAAAGGCAGAGTTGACTCGACCCTCAGTCACCTCACTGTTTAAAAACCAAGGGATTTATAATGCCTTGATAGGGGTATTTCTTATCTATGGGATTTATTTCTCACATAGCTTAGAAATCGTAACAATCTTTGTTTTATTTGTCATAGGAGCAGCGACTTATGGTGCTTTAACAGCAGACAAAAAAATCATTCTAAAGCAAGGTGGTCCAGCGATCATAACTCTTTTGAGTATCCTCTTATTAAAATAA
- the adhP gene encoding alcohol dehydrogenase AdhP, whose protein sequence is MKAVVVNPESTGVAIEEKVLRPLENGEALVEVEYCGVCHTDLHVAHGDFGKVPGRVLGHEGIGIVKEIAPDVKSLKVGDRVSVAWFFEGCGICEYCTTGRETLCRTVKNAGYSVDGGMAEQCIVTADYAVKVPEGLDPAQASSITCAGVTTYKAIKEAKVEPGQWVVLYGAGGLGNLAVQYAKKVFNAHVIAVDINNDKLALAKEVGADIVINGLEVEDVPGLIKEKTNGGAHSAVVTAVSKVAFNQAVDSVRAGGRVVAVGLPSEMMDLSIVKTVLDGIQVIGSLVGTRKDLEEAFQFGAEGLVVPVVQKRPVEDAIAVFDEMAAGTIQGRMVLDFTH, encoded by the coding sequence ATGAAAGCTGTTGTTGTAAATCCAGAAAGCACTGGTGTTGCTATTGAAGAAAAAGTGCTCCGTCCGCTCGAAAATGGCGAAGCACTTGTTGAAGTTGAGTACTGTGGTGTTTGCCATACAGACCTCCACGTTGCCCATGGTGACTTTGGAAAAGTTCCAGGACGTGTTCTCGGTCACGAAGGGATTGGTATCGTAAAAGAAATCGCTCCTGATGTTAAGAGTCTAAAAGTTGGTGACCGTGTCAGCGTAGCTTGGTTCTTTGAAGGCTGTGGCATATGTGAATATTGTACAACCGGACGCGAAACCCTTTGCCGTACAGTAAAAAATGCTGGCTACTCAGTTGATGGTGGTATGGCAGAACAATGTATCGTAACTGCAGATTATGCCGTTAAGGTTCCAGAAGGTCTCGATCCAGCCCAAGCTTCTTCAATCACTTGTGCCGGTGTTACTACCTACAAGGCTATCAAAGAGGCAAAAGTTGAGCCAGGCCAATGGGTTGTACTCTATGGTGCTGGAGGACTTGGTAACTTAGCTGTTCAATACGCTAAAAAAGTATTCAACGCTCACGTTATCGCAGTAGATATTAACAACGATAAACTTGCTCTAGCTAAAGAAGTCGGTGCTGATATCGTGATTAATGGTCTTGAAGTCGAAGATGTTCCAGGCCTTATCAAGGAAAAAACAAACGGTGGTGCTCACTCAGCTGTCGTAACAGCTGTATCAAAAGTTGCCTTCAACCAAGCAGTTGACTCTGTTCGTGCAGGCGGTCGTGTAGTAGCTGTCGGTCTCCCATCTGAAATGATGGACCTTAGCATCGTCAAAACAGTTCTTGACGGTATTCAGGTCATCGGTTCCCTTGTTGGTACACGTAAAGATTTGGAAGAAGCTTTCCAATTTGGTGCTGAAGGTCTCGTTGTTCCAGTTGTTCAAAAACGGCCTGTCGAAGATGCCATTGCTGTCTTTGATGAAATGGCTGCTGGTACCATCCAAGGTCGCATGGTTCTAGACTTTACTCATTAA
- a CDS encoding DUF975 family protein: MKYPKINLKEVHLQARQFQAEHPRLLLVFLLPSILLILSSFIRPLSLLDEGILEQSFLNFLGTTIQSALFPIAVGFTSSIILAGALFTTINLYRISEIELSFKDSLSLLDNRFFTQTFLTLLLKRFYLFLWSIPNLFGVYLLFYSSAMARKFVELHPEFPSVDVTNPDIEHFLLTFALYFFGSILIMILGTIIYLPQYYAYSQVELLLCDTLAIGIAKPSRVLHTSRFLMKGYKFQRFVLDLQLLPWYILIWISFGIASISIFPYIYSSQIFFYQRLLEIKRRKV, encoded by the coding sequence ATGAAGTACCCAAAAATTAATTTAAAAGAAGTTCACCTACAGGCTAGACAATTTCAAGCCGAGCACCCTCGCTTGTTGCTTGTCTTCTTATTGCCAAGTATCCTCTTGATTCTTTCTAGCTTTATTAGACCTTTATCCCTACTTGATGAAGGCATTCTTGAACAGTCCTTCTTGAACTTTCTAGGGACCACGATTCAGTCTGCTCTCTTTCCAATAGCTGTTGGATTTACAAGTTCCATCATCCTAGCTGGTGCTCTCTTTACTACGATTAATCTTTACAGAATTTCTGAGATAGAGCTTTCCTTTAAAGATAGCTTGTCCTTACTTGATAATCGCTTCTTTACCCAGACTTTTCTAACTCTCTTACTCAAGCGTTTCTATCTCTTTTTATGGAGCATCCCTAATCTTTTTGGAGTCTACTTGCTCTTTTATAGCAGTGCAATGGCTCGTAAATTTGTGGAACTTCATCCCGAATTTCCATCTGTCGACGTGACAAATCCAGATATCGAACACTTCCTACTTACTTTTGCACTCTACTTCTTTGGTAGCATCCTAATCATGATTTTGGGAACCATTATCTATCTGCCACAATATTATGCCTATTCCCAAGTTGAACTACTCCTATGCGATACCCTTGCAATCGGAATTGCCAAACCGAGTCGCGTGCTGCATACCAGCCGCTTTCTCATGAAAGGCTATAAATTCCAACGCTTTGTCCTTGATTTACAGCTACTTCCTTGGTATATCCTTATCTGGATTAGCTTTGGAATCGCAAGTATCTCTATCTTCCCTTATATCTATAGTAGCCAAATCTTCTTCTATCAGAGACTACTTGAAATCAAACGTAGAAAAGTTTAA
- a CDS encoding LysM domain-containing protein, with protein MKKRIILASTVALSFAPALATQAQEVAWAPRTVEQIQNDISKSENKTSYTVKYGDTLSTIAEALGVDLNVLANLNKISNIDLIFPETVLTTTVNEDEEVTEVEVYTPQENGGEGTTATADLTNNQVTVDDQTVQVEDLTQPVEETTVSSEETTEATTTTVEEATTEAVTEAPVVEETTTTTAETTTVAEPTTTVEEPTTTVEETTTTEATTEEVTEAQSAPATYQAEASQGASATYAAPAAPDYASIAASKSENAGLQPQTAAFKEEVANLFGITSFSGYRPGDSGDHGKGLAIDFMVPVSSALGDQIADYAIQNMASRGISYIIWKQRFYAPYDSKYGPAYTWNPMPDRGSVTENHYDHVHVSMN; from the coding sequence ATGAAGAAAAGAATTATTTTAGCATCAACAGTAGCATTATCTTTTGCCCCTGCCTTGGCAACTCAAGCACAAGAAGTAGCATGGGCTCCACGTACCGTTGAGCAAATTCAAAACGATATTTCTAAAAGTGAAAACAAAACAAGTTATACAGTCAAGTATGGGGATACTTTAAGCACAATTGCAGAAGCTTTGGGAGTAGACTTAAATGTCCTTGCTAACTTGAACAAGATCAGCAATATTGATTTGATTTTCCCTGAGACAGTTCTTACTACAACTGTTAACGAAGATGAAGAAGTAACAGAAGTTGAAGTATACACACCTCAAGAAAACGGTGGTGAAGGAACAACTGCAACAGCAGATTTGACAAATAACCAAGTCACTGTTGATGACCAAACTGTACAAGTCGAAGATTTGACACAACCAGTTGAAGAAACTACAGTATCTTCAGAAGAAACAACAGAAGCAACAACTACCACAGTTGAAGAAGCAACGACTGAAGCTGTAACAGAAGCACCTGTAGTGGAAGAAACAACAACTACAACTGCTGAAACAACAACGGTCGCTGAACCAACTACAACAGTTGAAGAACCAACGACTACTGTTGAGGAAACAACTACAACAGAAGCTACTACTGAAGAAGTAACAGAAGCTCAATCAGCTCCAGCAACTTACCAAGCTGAAGCTAGCCAAGGTGCATCAGCAACCTATGCAGCACCAGCCGCTCCTGATTATGCAAGCATTGCAGCTTCAAAATCAGAAAATGCAGGTCTACAACCACAAACGGCTGCCTTTAAAGAAGAAGTAGCTAACTTGTTCGGTATCACATCATTTAGTGGGTACCGCCCAGGAGATAGTGGGGATCACGGAAAAGGTCTTGCTATTGACTTTATGGTTCCAGTAAGTTCAGCTCTTGGAGACCAAATTGCAGATTATGCTATCCAAAATATGGCTAGCCGTGGCATTAGCTACATCATCTGGAAACAACGTTTCTACGCACCGTACGATAGCAAATACGGACCAGCCTACACTTGGAATCCAATGCCAGATCGTGGTAGCGTCACAGAAAACCACTATGACCACGTTCACGTATCTATGAACTAA
- the thrC gene encoding threonine synthase — protein MTLVYQSTRDAKNTVTASQAILQGLATDGGLFTPVSYPKVDLDFDTLKDASYQEVAKLVLSAFLDDFTAEELDYCINNAYDSKFDTPAIAPLVKLDGQYNLELFHGSTIAFKDMALSILPYFMTTAAKKHGLENKIVILTATSGDTGKAAMAGFADVPGTEIIVFYPKDGVSKVQELQMTTQTGDNTHVIAIDGNFDDAQTNVKHMFNDVALREKLAANKLQFSSANSMNIGRLVPQIVYYVYAYAQLVKTGEIKAGDKVNFTVPTGNFGNILAAFYAKQIGLPVGKLICASNDNNVLTDFFKTRVYDKKREFKVTTSPSMDILVSSNLERLIFHLLGNDAKKTAELMNALNNQGQYELTDFDAEILDLFAAEYATEAETAAEIKRVYQTDAYIEDPHTAVASAVYKKHQAATGDVTKTVIASTASPYKFPVVAVEAVTGQSGLSDFEALAQLHEISGVAVPPAVDGLETAPVRHKTTVAAAEMQTAVETYLGL, from the coding sequence ATGACATTAGTTTATCAATCAACGCGTGATGCGAAAAATACCGTAACAGCCAGCCAAGCGATTTTGCAAGGTTTGGCAACAGATGGAGGTTTGTTTACTCCGGTTAGTTATCCAAAGGTAGATTTGGATTTTGACACATTAAAAGATGCTTCTTACCAAGAAGTGGCCAAACTTGTCTTGTCAGCCTTCTTGGATGACTTTACAGCAGAAGAGTTGGACTACTGTATCAACAATGCCTACGATAGCAAGTTTGATACTCCAGCTATTGCTCCTCTTGTCAAACTTGATGGTCAATACAACTTGGAACTCTTCCATGGATCAACCATTGCCTTTAAAGACATGGCCTTGTCTATCTTGCCATACTTTATGACGACAGCTGCTAAGAAACATGGCTTGGAAAACAAGATTGTCATCTTGACAGCAACATCTGGAGACACTGGAAAAGCTGCCATGGCTGGATTTGCGGATGTTCCTGGAACTGAAATTATCGTCTTTTATCCAAAAGACGGTGTCAGCAAAGTACAAGAGTTGCAAATGACCACTCAAACTGGAGATAACACTCATGTCATCGCCATTGATGGAAACTTTGACGATGCTCAAACCAACGTCAAGCATATGTTCAACGATGTGGCTCTTCGTGAAAAATTAGCAGCTAACAAGTTGCAATTTTCATCAGCCAACTCTATGAATATCGGCCGTTTGGTGCCCCAGATTGTTTATTATGTTTATGCCTACGCTCAGTTGGTAAAAACTGGTGAGATTAAAGCTGGTGACAAGGTTAACTTCACTGTACCGACAGGAAACTTTGGAAATATCCTAGCTGCCTTTTACGCTAAGCAAATCGGTTTGCCAGTTGGTAAGCTAATCTGTGCTTCAAATGACAACAATGTTTTGACAGACTTCTTTAAAACTCGTGTCTACGACAAGAAGCGTGAGTTTAAGGTAACCACTAGCCCGTCTATGGATATCTTGGTCTCTTCAAACTTGGAGCGTTTGATTTTCCACCTTTTGGGAAATGATGCTAAAAAGACCGCTGAACTTATGAATGCCTTGAATAACCAAGGTCAGTATGAATTGACAGATTTTGATGCAGAGATTCTGGATCTCTTTGCAGCAGAGTATGCGACTGAAGCGGAAACAGCAGCAGAAATCAAGCGTGTTTATCAAACAGATGCCTACATTGAGGATCCACATACAGCGGTTGCCTCAGCTGTTTATAAAAAACACCAAGCTGCTACAGGTGATGTGACTAAGACCGTGATTGCATCAACTGCTAGTCCATACAAGTTCCCAGTGGTTGCAGTAGAAGCTGTAACTGGGCAATCAGGTTTGAGCGATTTTGAAGCCTTGGCTCAACTACATGAAATTTCAGGAGTAGCAGTGCCACCTGCAGTTGATGGCCTCGAAACAGCTCCCGTTCGTCACAAGACAACGGTTGCGGCGGCAGAGATGCAGACTGCAGTAGAAACTTATCTAGGACTTTAA